The following coding sequences lie in one Yamadazyma tenuis chromosome 3, complete sequence genomic window:
- the DAD2 gene encoding DASH complex subunit dad2 (EggNog:ENOG503P5RS; COG:S) — MQKSGQIYQKIDEKRAELASLTEIKDYTERLTSQLEVLETKLEEMVDGAESVNLVLSTWQNVVRSISLASLGLYKYSQNDYESSTPLPEGLLRIKVIPEGEDDVDVDEVNADATDTRDV; from the coding sequence ATGCAAAAGTCAGGGCAGATATACCAGAAAATAGACGAGAAACGAGCAGAGTTGGCGAGCTTGACGGAAATAAAGGACTATACAGAAAGGTTGACGTCACAGCTCGAAGTTTTGGAGACAAAACTCGAGGAAATGGTCGATGGGGCCGAAAGTGTCAACCTCGTGTTATCCACATGGCAGAATGTTGTTAGATCCATTTCATTAGCTTCGCTTGGCTTGTACAAATACTCACAGAATGACTACGAGAGCCTGACGCCGTTGCCAGAAGGATTGTTGAGAATCAAGGTCATACCCGAAGGAGAAGACGAcgttgatgttgatgaagtcaATGCTGATGCTACTGATACGAGAGATGTTTAA
- a CDS encoding uncharacterized protein (BUSCO:EOG09260EPS; EggNog:ENOG503NTX6; COG:U,Y): MSTDKRSIFRPRKARKTKKSATPESGDPGFVNTTSQIYELTKTNYYCISRLPALPNVLSRKPDTVLNGYADGTSSYSVVVSKEGIYVWCYKSTDSSPLTIEFPIEDAQGILPLAILTNPSSGSSKDPGIVIINSSSRVLKFFESVQHSPALGLIGNKDLEISLPIESERGEFITLAENVEPAGIIIVTSWKRVLLVNLRDRKNKPALSLVSVIKPASNFLSRFFKRDDINDDIVCTRSGNLNNAGTQQQIVIQEKSGLFHLITVQLSSTSGHPFIDWSLSFTHNMNTYVESNIDGFNKLATQNIQYLDTWRINNISVEDTYLILCLITDQFKKSDNDLNNLVLITAKINKSGVLVYGSHRTNRFDGSIGDIPPKLFVPYPQTTAFILLKNSLILTELDYSYISQKGTVSYYKPRWEDIIKLKDSVDVIGYGYENQSTDSNSALILLTESSGVLRIEKFSQGSTGDSLKPVNLVKSHIEQAIFYSKDSSIDFNLTGKFSQETIDEAVSQIIQEIMGSNSQYLPKFSPTISSLLENKAKLLINLIEYCNANFPLLGEHIKINIIYELEKTQTSQHVWGSVDSGSERAVKLRKLLKEVVLKHEPTLGSSDDGMRRYFNNKTDSINLVFTDFLTASIKADVSADFLLNLITKVLYESIMVNEIKYAQDIASRKSWIFDTDLLLDIEKFFDTNYCNDSIAFTNPIDVRGNISQLCNALHYFINEAIDYMKEESNESLTKYVKWYNKNKVKWIQCLLSNNLGEDAIEMVEKYQNFTSLASIIEEEREKTAEIYGLDSAEYQMMLTKYYVYFERYQYSFASALFDYYIKNDKIQIFLTGFPRYKHLLDQYLESKYDMASNVAWIRKLLDGEYADASRYLLRSAEINGSESQNNQELKYSLAKLSAMASETAGKMDVDSTLFRIETKLILIRIQRSLFQYVNEAVIKSQGDEDLKLKMFLKFVNNALDQSAAQGIFQHTFPDFINNKTLGESVLIDYLTFVRPSSKFNNGFSNAFRVASLLPDEATYKLETKKIWCRLLSITEDWSELNSTSEKTDAFVTRKLKSSVLFKTVLSIHDKEIHILEQMLKEEEPKFNQDNVLLFELDNSFFHKSVGYAKKYNILNWIHSIKTETDLNI; the protein is encoded by the coding sequence ATGTCTACGGATAAAAGATCTATTTTCAGGCCCAGGAAAGCTCGTAAAACTAAAAAGAGTGCCACTCCTGAATCAGGCGATCCAGGCTTTGTAAACACAACGTCACAAATATATGAATTGACCAAAACCAACTACTATTGCATATCAAGACTTCCTGCGTTGCCAAACGTATTATCGAGAAAACCAGACACAGTTCTTAATGGATACGCCGATGGTACTTCCAGCTACTCTGTAGTGGTTTCAAAAGAAGGTATATATGTCTGGTGTTACAAGTCGACCGACTCATCCCCATTGACCATCGAGTTCCCCATAGAAGATGCTCAAGGTATATTACCATTGGCAATCTTAACCAACCCTTCTAGCGGGAGTTCTAAAGACCCCGgaatcgtcatcatcaactcgtCATCCAGGgttttgaagttcttcGAAAGTGTACAGCATTCACCAGCATTGGGGTTGATAGGAAATAAGGATTTGGAGATATCTCTTCCAATCGAATCCGAGAGAGGTGAGTTTATTACTTTAGCCGAGAACGTAGAGCCGGCAGgaatcatcatcgtcaCCTCATGGAAAAGAGTGTTGCTTGTAAACCTCCGAGACCGCAAAAATAAACCGGCCTTGTCTTTGGTTTCTGTGATAAAGCCCGCATCCAACTTCTTATCTCGATTCTTCAAGAGGGACGATATAAACGACGACATAGTGTGTACAAGATCGggaaacttgaacaatgcTGGTACACAACAACAAATCGTCATACAAGAGAAGTCGGGTTTATTCCACCTTATAACGGTCCAGCTATCTTCGACTTCAGGTCACCCATTCATAGACTGGTCCCTTTCATTTACGCACAACATGAATACGTACGTGGAAAGCAATATCGATGGCTTTAACAAGCTCGCTACGCAAAACATTCAATATCTCGATACCTGgagaatcaacaacattTCGGTGGAAGATACTTATTTGATCTTATGTCTCATCACAGACCAATTCAAAAAATCAGACAACGACCTAAACAATTTGGTTTTGATAACTGCAAAGATAAATAAGAGTGGTGTATTGGTCTACGGATCTCACAGGACTAACCGTTTCGATGGGAGCATCGGCGACATACCTCCTAAGCTCTTTGTTCCTTACCCTCAAACTACAGCATTTATTCTACTCAAGAATTCCTTGATCTTGACGGAGTTAGATTACTCTTATATTCTGCAGAAAGGAACCGTTCTGTACTATAAACCTAGATGGGAAGATATCATTAAGCTAAAGGATTCTGTGGATGTCATAGGGTATGGATATGAAAATCAGTCAACTGATTCAAATCTggcattgattttgttgacaGAATCCTCTGGAGTTCTTAGAATCgaaaaattttcacaaGGATCAACTGGGGACTCCTTAAAACCCgtcaatttggtcaaatctCACATAGAACAGGCCATATTCTATTCTAAAGACTCTTccattgacttcaacttaACAGGAAAGTTTTCCCAGGAGACCATTGACGAAGCTGTATCCCAAATCATTCAAGAAATAATGGGCTCCAACTCCCAATATCTTCCGAAGTTTTCTCCCACCATAAGCTCGTTGTTAGAGAACAAGGCAAAattattgatcaacttgattgagTACTGTAATGCAAATTTTCCGTTATTGGGGGAACACATCAAAATTAATATCATCTATGAATTGGAGAaaactcaaacttctcaACACGTTTGGGGCCTGGTAGACTCAGGTAGTGAACGTGCGGTCAAGTTGAGGAAATTACTAAAGGAAGTGGTTTTAAAACACGAACCGACTTTAGGTTCTAGTGATGATGGAATGAGACGttacttcaacaataagACTGATTCGATCAACTTGGTATTCACAGATTTCTTGACTGCGTCGATAAAAGCTGATGTGTCGGCAGATTTTctattgaacttgataaCCAAGGTACTATACGAATCGATCATGGTCAATGAGATCAAGTACGCACAGGACATAGCCAGTCGGAAATCTTGGATCTTCGACACTGACTTGCTATTGGACATTGAGAAGTTCTTCGACACAAACTATTGTAATGATAGTATTGCTTTCACGAATCCTATCGACGTGAGAGGCAATATCAGTCAGTTGTGCAATGCATTGCATtatttcatcaatgaagCCATCGACTACatgaaagaagaatccaaCGAAAGCTTAACCAAATACGTGAAATGgtacaacaagaacaaagTGAAATGGATCCAATGCCTattatccaacaatttgggCGAAGATGCCATAGAGATGGTGGAGAAGTATCAAAATTTCACCTCCCTTGCATCGATTATCGAGGAAGAGCGGGAAAAGACTGCTGAAATATACGGTCTTGACAGCGCGGAGTACCAAATGATGTTGACCAAGTACTACGTTTACTTTGAGAGATACCAATACAGTTTTGCTAGCGCCTTGTTTGATTACTACATCAAAAACGATAAGATTCAAATATTTTTGACGGGATTCCCCAGATATAAGCACTTATTGGATCAATATTTGGAGAGCAAATACGACATGGCTTCTAATGTCGCCTGGATCAGAAAGCTACTAGATGGCGAGTATGCCGATGCTTCAAGATATTTGTTGAGGTCGGCAGAGATCAATGGTAGCGAATCTCAGAACAATCAAGAGTTGAAGTattctttggccaagttgagTGCTATGGCTTCCGAGACCGCTGGTAAGATGGACGTTGATTCTACATTGTTTAGAATTGAAACGAAGCTAATCCTTATCAGAATCCAGCGGTCTTTATTCCAGTATGTGAACGAAGCTGTGATAAAATCCCAGGGTGATGAAGAcctcaagttgaagatgttccTCAAGTTTGTCAACAATGCTCTTGACCAAAGTGCAGCTCAAGGTATCTTTCAACACACATTTCCAGACTTCATTAATAACAAAACTCTCGGAGAATCGGTGTTGATAGACTACTTGACGTTTGTAAGGCCTTCGtcaaaattcaacaatggGTTCTCCAACGCGTTTCGAGTGGCGTCCTTGTTGCCAGATGAAGCCACTTACAAGCTCGAGACAAAGAAAATCTGGTGTAGATTATTATCGATCACAGAAGACTGGAGCGAGTTGAATAGCACCTCTGAAAAGACAGATGCGTTTGTCACGAGAAAGCTCAAGAGCCTGGTTCTTTTCAAAACGGTGCTATCTATTCATGACAAAGAAATCCATATCTTGGAACAAATGTTGAAGGAGGAGGAGCCCAAGTTCAACCAAGACAATGTTTTGTTGTTCGAGTTGGATAATagtttcttccacaaatCTGTTGGCTACGCCAAAAAGTATAATATACTTAACTGGATTCATTCTATTAAAACCGAAACCGATTTGAACATATAG
- a CDS encoding uncharacterized protein (BUSCO:EOG09263EBB; EggNog:ENOG503NUJC; COG:P,Q): MYDWCINVTIGLLVCLTPFCIPIKLRNPRLRTVRTWLIVAFIISLFITFTPSIAVDGAPIHKYGEGKIAYYSCSSQVMKLAQFCPKDERYTCVCQNPNARASMAYCYDYAYSTVKYSMLDLCATECDTTLTRQDFDEALANYSKFSRDISHDGSLSDDQFVDFPVKLDHSQMLLYKRSYDQVLGNYDRSIYYGGVLILYWLVFFLGVSIINWSKFIFPHLVKRMVDPYTNWLRKHLFVPATAGLRKTNEKPFLKVLDFLVPTRLETASLTGFFILLAHLVTKEMHYVDGDPIFTSKGRAFLRYYAVRTSILTSSMMPLLILFGGRNNVLQVATRWDYSSFITLHRWISRMLVILITGHSLFYSLYTSDFYELASYDYIRWGILGTLSGLVLCVHSLLVLRRKYYEVFLLLHIVLALGFILGAYIHVMYLYCLWFYHFTFAVWIFDRVIRIGRLISFGFPHAHVMLLADEALKVVIPKPAEWETIPGGHVFLHFLRPSCFWQSHPFTYTISPNNPNEIVVFIKVKKGVTESLYHYLQTHPGKSVSIRVAVEGSYGEQTPASRYNSAMFVAGGNGIPGIFAEAVDLVRYPSNQKVRLIWVVREYRSLYWFYEELLSLKNTHIETIIYVTKPESYAHLDEFNLRFPGAEHEVSGEETSLTSMPLMSYGSSDSTTAEQVIDKIHRELSFITFEEGRPSMDGIVKHTIKESEGSAAFITCGHPVMVDDLRAAVVANIDNESHKRVDYFEQLQPKNARSKRALAKKESKLVENTKSALFVPGSTGNKFLHDAMCDLMAFKKPHAKRFSKKNEVRPFEDPATLEFFSEKNDTSLIVLSSHNKKRPNTLIFSRFFNHKVYDMIELSIQDNHKLLQDFKKLTFTVGLKPMFVFNGPAFDSVPALQHVKSLFMDFFRGEETDLQDVAGLQFVISVSVGEIEDPNSTNLPLVHFRVYKLKSYKSGQKLPRIELEEIGPRFDFKIGRRTSPAPEVEKEAFQKPKQLQAREKKNVKVDFMGDKVAQIHVGNQDLGKLQTRKMKGLKSKYDQLSSDEDDEEGDEIEYDDEDDDEVYDDAQDIISDDEDEEAPSSKKQKV, from the exons ATGTACGATTGGTGTATCAATGTAACCATAGGCCTTTTGGTATGCCTCACACCATTTTGCATTCCCATAAAGCTTCGAAACCCTCGGCTCCGAACCGTACGAACCTGGTTAATCGTGGCCTTTATCATTTCATTGTTCATCACCTTCACACCCTCAATAGCCGTAGACGGAGCTCCCATCCACAAGTACGGAGAGGGAAAAATTGCATATTATAGCTGCAGCTCCCAGGTGATGAAATTGGCTCAGTTCTGCCCCAAAGACGAGCGGTATACATGTGTGTGCCAAAATCCCAACGCCAGGGCGTCCATGGCCTACTGCTACGACTATGCGTACTCCACGGTGAAATACTCCATGTTGGACTTGTGTGCCACCGAATGTGACACGACTCTCACTCGACAGGACTTCGATGAGGCGTTGGCCAACtactccaagttctcccGAGACATCAGCCATGACGGTAGCTTAAGTGACGATcagtttgtggatttccCGGTGAAATTGGACCACTCACAAATGTTGTTGTACAAGAGGCTGTACGATCAGGTGTTGGGAAACTACGACCGTTCCATCTACTACGGTGGTGTGCTCATTCTCTACTGGTTGGTGTTTTTTTTGGGTGTTTCCATCATTAACTGgtccaagttcatcttTCCGCACTTGGTGAAGCGGATGGTGGATCCATACACAAACTGGCTCAGAAAACACCTCTTTGTGCCGGCCACAGCCGGACTTAGAAAGACCAACGAGAAGCCGTTTTTGAAGGTTCTTGACTTTTTGGTGCCCACCCGGTTGGAAACTGCATCCTTGACAGGTTTTTTTATTCTACTCGCACATCTCGTGACCAAAGAAATGCACTACGTGGATGGAGATCCTATCTTTACCAGCAAGGGCCGGGCGTTCCTCCGGTACTATGCGGTTCGAACCAGTATTCTCACGAGCTCCATGATGCCGTTGTTAAttctttttggtggtagaaATAACGTTTTGCAGGTGGCCACCAGGTGGGACTATTCTTCATTTATCACCTTGCACAGGTGGATCTCCCGAATGCTTGTGATTTTGATCACTGGCCACTCGTTGTTCTACAGTTTGTATACGTCTGACTTTTATGAATTAGCCTCATATGATTATATCAGATGGGGGATTCTTGGAACCCTCAGTGGGTTGGTCTTGTGCGTTCACAGCTTGTTGGTTCTCCGACGAAAATACTACGAGGTTTTCTTGTTGCTCCACATCGTGTTGGCCCTTGGCTTCATTCTCGGGGCATACATACACGTGATGTACCTCTACTGCTTATGGTTCTATCACTTCACGTTTGCCGTATGGATCTTCGATAGAGTGATACGAATTGGCCGGTTGATAAGCTTTGGCTTCCCTCATGCACATGTGATGCTTTTGGCTGACGAAGCCTTGAAAGTGGTGATTCCAAAGCCAGCTGAATGGGAAACAATCCCAGGAGGCCatgtttttcttcattttttGAGACCTTCTTGTTTCTGGCAATCCCATCCTTTCACATATACCATCTCACCCAACAACCCCAACGAAATAGTGGTTTTCATCAAGGTGAAGAAGGGGGTCACCGAGTCTCTTTATCATTATCTCCAAACCCACCCTGGCAAATCTGTTAGTATCCGGGTTGCAGTTGAAGGCTCCTATGGAGAACAGACTCCTGCCAGCAGGTACAATAGTGCTATGTTTGTGGCTGGAGGAAACGGTATACCAGGTATCTTTGCTGAAGCAGTTGATTTGGTCAGATATCCGTCGAACCAGAAGGTCCGTTTGATCTGGGTGGTAAGAGAATATCGATCTTTGTACTGGTTTTACGAAGAGCTTTTATCGTTGAAGAACACTCATATCGAAACAATTATCTACGTCACAAAACCCGAAAGCTATGCCCATCTTGACGAATTCAATCTTCGGTTCCCTGGAGCTGAACATGAAGTCAGCGGTGAAGAGACCTCTTTGACATCCATGCCATTAATGAGCTATGGATCTTCTGACAGCACAACGGCGGAACAGGTCATTGATAAGATCCACCGTGAGTTGTCGTTTATCACCTTTGAAGAGGGAAGACCTTCAATGGATGGAATTGTCAAACATACCATCAAGGAAAGTGAAGGTTCTGCTGCCTTCATTACCTGTGGTCATCCAGTAATGGTAGACGATTTAAGGGCAGCCgtggttgcaaatataGACAACGAGAGCCACAAGCGTGTGGATTACTTTGAACAGCTCCAG CCTAAGAACGCCCGTTCGAAGAGAgccttggccaagaaggagtcaaagttggtggaaaacacCAAGTCTGCTTTGTTTGTGCCTGGATCCACCGGCAACAAATTTTTACACGATGCCATGTGTGATTTGATGGCCTTCAAAAAACCTCATGCCAAAAGattctccaagaagaacgaaGTCAGACCTTTTGAAGATCCTGCAACCTTGGAATTCTTCAGTGAAAAGAACGACACTTCGTTAATTGTTTTGTCAAGCCACAACAAGAAAAGACCAAACACcttgattttttcaagattcttcaaccacaaagTGTACGACATGATTGAATTGTCCATACAAGACAACCACAAATTGTTACAggatttcaagaaattgacaTTCACTGTAGGCTTAAAGCCCATGTTTGTGTTCAACGGGCCAGCATTCGACTCGGTTCCTGCTCTTCAACAtgtcaagtctttgttTATGGATTTCTTCAGAGGTGAAGAGACAGACTTACAAGACGTGGCAGGTTTACAATTTGTCATTTCTGTATCTGTCGGGGAAATAGAAGACCCAaattccaccaatttgCCCTTGGTCCATTTCAGAGTGTATAAATTGAAGAGTTACAAGTCTGGACAGAAACTCCCCAGAATAGAGCTTGAGGAAATCGGACCAAGATTCGACTTCAAGAtcggaagaagaaccagcCCTGCCCCCGAAGTGGAGAAGGAAGCGTTCCAGAAACCCAAACAATTACAAGCCagagaaaagaagaatgtCAAGGTTGATTTCATGGGTGATAAGGTTGCTCAAATCCATGTTGGTAACCAAGACTTAGGTAAGTTGCAGACCAGAAAGATGAAGGGGTTGAAGTCGAAATACGACCAGCTTTCAAGCGACGAAGACGACGAAGAAGGAGACGAAATCGAAtacgatgatgaagatgatgatgaggttTATGACGATGCTCAAGACATCAtctctgatgatgaagacgaagaagctCCTTCCAgcaaaaaacaaaaagtttGA
- a CDS encoding uncharacterized protein (COG:L; EggNog:ENOG503P44Y): MSIQTANIKVSEVPLSQIRRPIPPVLDYQKIDAMVSTLNGVPMASATCPIEEISSGELPPIDVFRVREEGKDYYFAFGGCHRFQAYDRINTDGTKEVMVKCKLLPATRKTLKLYLGGSVDEMFADLDKERET, from the coding sequence ATGTCTATCCAAACAGCCAATATCAAAGTCAGCGAGGTGCCCTTGAGCCAGATCAGGCGGCCCATTCCTCCTGTGTTGGATTATCAGAAGATCGATGCGATGGTATCGACCTTGAACGGAGTGCCCATGGCTTCTGCCACTTGCCCCATCGAGGAGATTCTGTCAGGTGAACTACCTCCAATAGATGTATTTCGAGTGAGAGAGGAAGGAAAAGACTACTACTTTGCATTTGGTGGGTGCCATCGGTTCCAGGCATACGACCGAATCAACACCGATGGAACTAAGGAAGTAATGGTAAAGTGTAAGTTATTACCTGCCACCAGGAAGacattgaagttgtactTGGGAGGGTCAGTGGACGAGATGTTTGCTGATTTGGACAAGGAAAGGGAGACCtga
- a CDS encoding uncharacterized protein (EggNog:ENOG503NUJC; COG:P,Q), with protein MKFAFKMRLSLLFLGLFSVCHAHTPSQYRYTSEADIESQSCGDYLSKLATFCDDPQMEDCYCVNNNSMASYMGCLSVEGKLKPTILESIVQSCAQYNVTVEQLEDAYEYYQTSAVSADDIPDFNVSVPVDVPILVDEEIVMQYKLSYVYVYGTYNNSLYYGFGPLGYWVLALLIASIAHWTKFLAPGFVKKRYGRYTNWFRKNFTMSAVCKNRTEPMKIRGIPIALIPTRVETAVSVGYLVVVIVCSGSQIKYYADDKYYSDGTKSLAKYVAVRTGILASYSSPLLILFAGRNNFLQWATGWNFATFMGYHRWVGRVVFILVLVHTVGYTISFADQYAEYMADNYMIWGTIATIASGLILGQGLLVLRRMSYEIFLFWHIVLAVLFVAGSWLHVDTLGYVNWYYATTAIWCIDRVVRVIRLVLFGFPISTIELVAGDTLKVTTPKPSYWQSVPGGHAFIHFIRPSCFWQSHPFTFTEAVETNNKIVLYCKVKGGVTHGLYKYIASQPGQTVKMRVGIEGPYGESTPARYCDTAVFVAGGNGIPGIYSEAYDLARRDSKQKVKLVWIVRDYKSLDWFYEELQFLKGKNIETIVYLTRPTNQTAESDKEKKKTDDSDGSSFKVAEDLCHVEFRHGRPDVEDFVKHEIEESNGSIAFVTCGHPEMVDHLRYVVSHNLSEEKRIEFYEQLQVWS; from the coding sequence ATGAAGTTTGCATTTAAGATGCGGTTGCTGTTGCTCTTTTTAGGACTTTTCAGTGTTTGCCATGCCCATACTCCATCGCAATACAGGTATACTTCTGAAGCAGATATAGAAAGCCAGTCATGTGGTGACTATCTTCTGAAGTTGGCCACTTTCTGTGATGACCCTCAAATGGAGGATTGTTACTGTGTTAATAACAACCTGATGGCCAGTTACATGGGATGCCTTAGCGTAGAAGGTAAATTGAAACCTACAATATTGGAAAGTATAGTTCAGCTGTGTGCCCAATACAATGTAACTGTTGAGCAGCTCGAGGATGCTTATGAATATTACCAAACAAGTGCCGTTTCTGCCGACGACATTCCTGATTTCAACGTGTCTGTTCCCGTTGATGTGCCAATTTTGGTCGACGAAGAGATTGTTATGCAATACAAGCTCTCTTATGTGTATGTATATGGCACCTACAACAATTCCTTGTATTATGGGTTTGGGCCACTTGGATACTGGGTATTGGCTTTGCTCATTGCATCTATTGCACACTGGACCAAATTTTTGGCCCCGGGGTTCGTGAAGAAAAGATATGGAAGATACACCAATTGGTTCCGGAAAAATTTCACCATGTCTGCAGTTTGCAAGAACCGGACAGAACCCATGAAGATTAGGGGCATACCAATAGCGCTTATCCCCACGAGAGTGGAAACAGCAGTGTCGGTGGGgtatttggtggtggtgatagtATGCTCTGGTTCCCAAATCAAGTATTATGCCGATGACAAGTACTATTCCGATGGTACCAAATCGTTGGCGAAATATGTAGCAGTGAGGACTGGGATTTTGGCATCGTATTCGTCAccattgttgattttgtttgcTGGAAGAAACAATTTTTTGCAGTGGGCTACCGGATGgaattttgcaacctttaTGGGCTACCATCGGTGGGTGGGTAGAGTGGTATTTATACTTGTGTTGGTCCATACGGTGGGATATACCATCAGCTTCGCAGATCAATACGCGGAATATATGGCCGACAACTACATGATCTGGGGAACCATTGCTACTATTGCATCGGGTCTCATTTTGGGGCAGGGtcttttggtgttgagaaGAATGAGTTACGAGATTTTCCTCTTTTGGCACATAGTGTTGGCGGTTTTATTCGTAGCAGGTTCCTGGCTCCATGTCGATACCTTAGGTTACGTCAACTGGTACTATGCTACGACAGCTATCTGGTGTATTGACCGGGTGGTGAGAGTCATCCGGTTAGTACTTTTTGGGTTCCCCATTTCCACCATCGAATTAGTGGCTGGGGATACTCTCAAGGTAACCACCCCCAAACCATCATACTGGCAGTCTGTTCCCGGAGGCCATGCATTTATTCACTTCATCAGACCTTCGTGCTTCTGGCAATCTCATCCATTCACATTTACTGAGGCTGTCGaaaccaacaacaaaataGTCCTCTATTGTAAAGTCAAAGGAGGAGTAACACATGGTCTTTACAAGTACATAGCGTCTCAGCCGGGCCAGACAGTTAAAATGAGGGTAGGAATTGAAGGTCCATATGGAGAATCAACGCCTGCAAGATACTGCGACACCGCGGTGTTTGTGGCGGGGGGTAATGGAATCCCCGGTATTTACAGTGAGGCCTACGACTTGGCACGTAGAGACTCCAAACAGAAGGTCAAGCTCGTGTGGATTGTTCGGGATTACAAGTCATTGGACTGGTTTTATGAGGAATTACAGTTTTTGAAAGGTAAGAACATCGAGACTATTGTTTATTTGACAAGACCCACAAACCAAACCGCAGAATCGgacaaggaaaagaaaaaaacaGATGACTCTGATGGCTCGAGCTTTAAAGTTGCTGAAGATTTGTGTCACGTGGAGTTCAGGCACGGGAGACCTGATGTGGAAGACTTTGTCAAGCatgagattgaagagaGTAACGGTTCCATTGCGTTTGTGACTTGTGGACACCCAGAAATGGTGGACCACTTGCGGTATGTCGTGAGTCACAACCTCTCGGAGGAGAAGCGGATTGAGTTTTACGAGCAGTTACAAGTGTGGTCATAG
- the FTH1_2 gene encoding fts3-like protein (COG:P; EggNog:ENOG503Q2ZK) → MATLEDYFSFQVFLIVLRETLESAIIVSVLLAFLHQSFITPHNAYSRLGSEEIDTDFSDDGGTASTVEGSSVVMEESSVVVEGSSVDPPEAVPDESLSIYKYLRLQVWIGGFLGLVCCLILGSVILSIFYVIGNDLWAVTEHYWEGTFSIVASIIISVMGIKILRVNKMQEKWKAKLTTIIKKSNYLNRVVAGQKGSFGESVDTFSEKYSMFILPFITTLREGMEAIVFIGGIGINENTSVASIVISTFTAIIIGSIIGILLYRTGNSLSLQWFLMCSTGLLYLIAAGLFSKGVWNFELQKFIDRCDGFDVSETGHGPGSYDITKSVWHVNCCNGELQDDGAFWMIATAVLGWTNSATYGSIFSYLGYWVAISCVFTSLVFEERHGYLPVIPVKLQKRRIKKKLLANQMIYNSVARDSLDSTSGLMA, encoded by the coding sequence ATGGCCACCTTGGAGGATTACTTCTCGTTTCAAGTGTTTCTCATCGTGTTGAGAGAAACTCTCGAACTGGCCATCATTGTGTCAGTATTGTTGGCATTTCTACACCAGAGTTTCATCACTCCCCACAATGCGTATTCCAGGTTGGGTCTGGAAGAGATCGACACCGATTTTTCGGATGATGGTGGTACTGCGCTGACGGTGGAAGGGCTGtcggtggtgatggaagAGCtgtcggtggtggttgaaggGCTGTCAGTTGACCCACCAGAAGCCGTTCCCGATGAATCACTCTCCATCTACAAATACTTGAGACTACAGGTTTGGATAGGAGGatttttgggtttggtaTGCTGCCTAATATTGGGATCTGTCATTTTGAGCATATTCTACGTCATTGGAAATGACCTCTGGGCTGTGACCGAACACTACTGGGAAGGCACCTTTTCGATTGTTGCCAGCATCATCATTTCGGTGATGGGAATCAAGATCTTGCGAGTCAATAAGATGCAGGAGAAATGGaaggccaagttgaccaccatcatcaagaagtcgAATTACCTCAATAGGGTGGTAGCAGGCCAGAAAGGGTCTTTTGGCGAGTCTGTCGATACGTTTAGCGAAAAATATTCCATGTTCATTCTCCCGTTCATAACCACGTTGAGAGAAGGAATGGAAGCCATTGTGTTTATTGGGGGCATTGGAATCAACGAAAACACCTCTGTGGCGTCCATTGTGATTTCCACATTCACAGCCATAATTATAGGTAGCATCATTGGGATCTTGTTGTATCGTACCGGGAACTCATTGTCTTTACAGTGGTTCTTGATGTGTTCCACTGGCCTTCTCTATCTAATTGCGGCAGGACTTTTCAGCAAGGGCGTGTGGAATTTTGAATTGCAGAAATTCATCGACCGTTGTGATGGGTTTGACGTGAGTGAGACGGGCCATGGTCCTGGGTCCTAcgacatcaccaagagcGTATGGCATGTGAACTGCTGTAACGGGGAACTTCAGGACGATGGGGCCTTTTGGATGATAGCCACGGCCGTGTTGGGCTGGACCAACAGTGCTACGTACGGAAGTATTTTCAGCTACTTGGGTTACTGGGTGGCCATCAGCTGTGTGTTCACGTCGTTAGTGTTTGAAGAACGGCACGGTTACTTGCCGGTAATCCCCGTAAAATTACAGAAAAGGAGAATTAaaaagaagcttttggcCAATCAGATGATATACAATAGTGTTGCCAGGGACAGTCTCGACTCCACCTCCGGCTTAATGGCGTAG